The following proteins come from a genomic window of Heyndrickxia acidicola:
- a CDS encoding MinD/ParA family protein — MRDQAEKLREKLKQGGTQMGKTIAVVSGKGGVGKSNVSINTSLLLTKMGKKVLLFDFDIGMGNVQVLLGESAPKSISDYIYSDITLEDIICQGPYSLSYIAAGNGFYEIVELNEEVLERLLCDLEKIQNLYDYIIFDMGAGASHSNLHVLLSVDDIFVVTTPEPTSITDAYSMMKYITLLDESHNFYILCNRADIEREGIDTIERLQAVMNKFLNKELAGTGVLLEDSHVRKAVLRQKPFLLEFPNAHISHELTRFVNGYLGKTETDTVNKSRFISKLRHLFKKGRT, encoded by the coding sequence ATGAGAGATCAAGCAGAAAAGCTGCGTGAAAAGCTGAAGCAAGGCGGCACACAAATGGGGAAGACAATTGCCGTGGTAAGTGGAAAAGGCGGAGTGGGAAAGTCTAATGTATCCATAAATACATCGTTGTTATTAACAAAGATGGGGAAAAAAGTATTGTTATTCGATTTTGATATAGGAATGGGAAATGTGCAGGTTCTTCTGGGGGAAAGTGCACCGAAAAGTATATCCGATTACATTTACTCAGACATAACGCTGGAGGATATCATATGCCAAGGTCCTTATAGTCTATCTTATATTGCTGCAGGGAACGGATTTTACGAAATTGTAGAGTTAAATGAGGAAGTCCTTGAACGCTTGCTTTGCGATTTAGAGAAAATACAGAACCTATATGATTACATTATTTTTGATATGGGAGCGGGTGCGAGCCATTCTAATTTACATGTACTCCTTTCAGTTGACGATATCTTCGTTGTGACAACTCCGGAGCCTACATCTATAACGGATGCCTATTCCATGATGAAATATATTACATTGCTTGATGAAAGCCATAATTTTTATATTCTTTGTAATCGTGCCGATATAGAGAGAGAAGGGATTGATACAATCGAAAGGCTACAAGCGGTGATGAACAAATTTTTAAATAAAGAGCTAGCCGGGACGGGTGTTTTGCTGGAGGACTCCCATGTCCGAAAAGCCGTTTTGCGGCAGAAACCATTTTTATTGGAGTTTCCTAATGCACACATCTCTCATGAATTAACTAGATTTGTAAATGGATACTTAGGTAAAACAGAAACAGACACCGTGAATAAAAGCCGCTTTATAAGTAAGTTGCGCCATCTTTTTAAGAAGGGAAGGACATGA
- the pyrH gene encoding UMP kinase translates to MGTPKYKRVVLKLSGEALAGEQGFGIQPSVIKTVAEQVKELVELNVEVAVVVGGGNIWRGKIGSEMGMDRATADYMGMLATVMNSLSLQDSLEQNGVETRVQTSIDMRQVAEPYIRRRAIRHLEKKRVVIFAAGTGNPYFSTDTTAALRAAEIEAEVILMGKNNVDGVYSADPKLDKNAVKYDELSYLDVIKEGLAVMDSTASSLCMDNDIPLIVFSLMEKGNIKRAVMGEKIGTIVRGKE, encoded by the coding sequence ATGGGCACCCCAAAATATAAACGTGTAGTACTTAAGCTAAGTGGAGAAGCATTGGCTGGAGAACAGGGTTTCGGAATTCAGCCATCTGTGATTAAAACGGTTGCGGAACAAGTTAAGGAGCTAGTTGAGTTAAATGTAGAAGTTGCAGTTGTAGTTGGCGGCGGAAACATTTGGAGAGGCAAAATCGGCAGTGAAATGGGAATGGACCGTGCAACAGCTGATTATATGGGTATGCTGGCAACAGTTATGAATTCCTTATCTCTTCAAGACAGTTTGGAACAAAATGGCGTAGAAACCCGTGTTCAAACATCTATTGATATGAGACAGGTGGCTGAACCATACATTCGACGCCGAGCAATTAGGCATCTTGAGAAAAAGAGAGTCGTTATCTTTGCGGCAGGAACAGGAAATCCTTATTTTTCAACAGATACGACAGCCGCATTAAGAGCAGCGGAAATTGAAGCAGAAGTAATTTTAATGGGTAAAAACAATGTGGATGGTGTTTACTCTGCTGATCCAAAGCTTGATAAAAATGCTGTGAAATACGATGAATTGTCTTATTTAGATGTCATTAAAGAAGGCCTTGCTGTTATGGACTCAACTGCATCGTCTCTATGTATGGACAATGATATTCCTTTGATTGTGTTCTCGCTTATGGAAAAAGGAAATATTAAACGTGCGGTAATGGGTGAAAAAATAGGGACGATTGTAAGGGGGAAAGAATAA
- a CDS encoding isoprenyl transferase, giving the protein MIKKIKRWKSPRAPQDLEERIEVISQNEIPKHIAIIMDGNGRWAKKRALPRIAGHHEGMKVVRRITRLANRLGVETLTLYAFSTENWKRPKLEVDYLMKLPEEFMGTFLPELMEENVQVRMMGYEDQIPGHTRNAVEKAIDNTKGNTGLVLNFALNYGSRGEIIQAVSKIIDDVNSGKVEKEDITEDTFSSYLMTSKLRDPDLLIRTSGEIRLSNFMLWQLAYTEFVFTDVLWPDFNEESLLEAVETYQNRSRRYGGIQSEGLDK; this is encoded by the coding sequence ATGATTAAAAAAATAAAAAGATGGAAATCACCTAGAGCTCCTCAAGATTTAGAGGAAAGAATCGAAGTGATTAGCCAGAATGAAATCCCAAAGCATATTGCTATAATTATGGATGGCAATGGCAGGTGGGCCAAAAAAAGGGCTCTGCCACGAATTGCGGGGCACCATGAAGGGATGAAAGTAGTTCGCAGGATAACACGGTTAGCAAATAGACTGGGTGTAGAAACTTTAACTCTTTACGCTTTTTCTACAGAAAATTGGAAAAGGCCAAAACTGGAAGTTGATTATCTTATGAAACTTCCGGAAGAATTCATGGGCACTTTCCTTCCAGAGTTGATGGAGGAAAACGTTCAGGTCAGAATGATGGGGTATGAAGATCAAATCCCTGGGCATACTCGAAATGCAGTAGAAAAGGCTATAGATAATACAAAAGGAAATACAGGACTTGTATTAAATTTTGCCTTGAATTATGGAAGCCGCGGTGAAATCATTCAAGCCGTAAGCAAGATAATAGATGATGTAAATAGTGGTAAAGTAGAGAAAGAAGACATTACTGAAGATACATTTTCATCTTATTTAATGACGTCAAAACTCAGGGATCCGGATCTTCTAATCCGGACAAGCGGTGAAATTCGGTTGTCCAACTTCATGCTCTGGCAGCTTGCTTATACCGAATTTGTATTTACCGATGTATTATGGCCGGACTTTAATGAAGAGAGTCTGCTGGAAGCAGTAGAGACATATCAAAATCGATCCAGAAGATATGGCGGCATACAAAGCGAGGGACTCGACAAGTGA
- a CDS encoding chemotaxis protein CheC, producing the protein MGIESKFTSIHLDILREIGNIGAGHAATALSKLLDRKIDMKVPSVKMTSFDEMMELAGGAEKLVASVFLRIEGDAPGNMFFIVSIEQGEELIRRMTGEASFSFASPPFSETGLSALQELGNILSGSYLTALADFTHLNLCPSVPAISIDMAGAVISYGLLEISRSSDCAIVIDTVLIDDVKRESGINGHFFLIPDPESFHKLFDILGVRLDG; encoded by the coding sequence ATGGGCATAGAAAGTAAATTTACAAGCATTCATTTAGATATATTAAGAGAAATCGGAAATATAGGGGCCGGGCATGCAGCAACTGCTTTATCTAAGCTTTTAGATCGGAAAATTGATATGAAAGTGCCCAGTGTAAAAATGACTTCTTTTGATGAAATGATGGAACTTGCAGGCGGTGCTGAAAAATTGGTGGCAAGTGTCTTTCTCCGTATTGAGGGAGATGCACCAGGGAATATGTTTTTCATTGTTTCCATTGAGCAGGGCGAGGAGCTGATTAGAAGAATGACAGGAGAGGCATCCTTCTCCTTTGCATCACCTCCCTTTTCCGAAACAGGGCTATCGGCTCTCCAGGAGCTGGGAAATATATTATCAGGCTCTTATTTAACGGCACTGGCAGATTTTACTCATTTGAATCTCTGCCCATCTGTGCCTGCAATTAGTATTGATATGGCAGGTGCCGTTATCAGTTATGGCCTCTTAGAAATATCCCGGTCTAGTGACTGTGCTATTGTTATTGATACAGTATTAATTGATGATGTGAAACGTGAATCTGGTATTAATGGACATTTCTTTCTAATACCAGATCCTGAATCCTTCCACAAGCTTTTTGATATTTTAGGGGTAAGGCTGGATGGATAA
- a CDS encoding FliA/WhiG family RNA polymerase sigma factor, whose translation MSQPVKKEEEKYWDLWCQNHDSIAGDILVKKYMPLVDFHVQRIAVGLPRSVSKDDLKSLGLVGLLDALNKFDRKRDLKFDTYASFRIRGAILDGLRKEDWLPRGTRDKAKKIEAVYERLEQKYMRHVTAEEIASELHIQTDDVYQTINENFFANVLSIDEQINDNEEDQQSFILKDDKSLSPDEQLLKEEQLNELTKTITSLLEKEQLVLSLFYKEELTLTEIGGIMGLSTSRISQIHSKAIFKLRKLLGNQ comes from the coding sequence ATGTCACAGCCGGTTAAAAAGGAAGAAGAAAAATACTGGGATCTATGGTGTCAGAATCATGATTCAATTGCAGGAGATATTCTAGTGAAAAAATATATGCCCCTTGTTGATTTTCATGTACAACGAATAGCCGTCGGGCTGCCTCGCAGTGTTTCAAAGGATGATCTCAAATCCCTTGGTCTTGTGGGCTTATTGGATGCGCTGAATAAGTTTGACCGGAAAAGGGATTTGAAATTTGATACCTACGCCTCTTTCCGTATCCGCGGGGCAATTTTAGACGGGCTTCGTAAAGAGGATTGGCTTCCAAGGGGAACGCGTGATAAGGCAAAAAAGATAGAGGCTGTATATGAACGTCTGGAGCAAAAATACATGAGGCACGTAACCGCAGAGGAAATTGCGAGTGAATTGCATATACAGACAGATGACGTGTATCAAACCATTAACGAAAACTTTTTCGCTAATGTATTGTCTATTGATGAACAAATTAACGATAATGAAGAAGATCAGCAGTCTTTTATTTTGAAAGATGATAAAAGCCTGTCACCGGATGAACAATTATTAAAAGAAGAACAGCTTAATGAACTGACCAAAACGATTACTTCATTATTAGAAAAGGAACAACTTGTGCTCAGTTTATTTTATAAAGAGGAATTGACCCTTACAGAAATAGGGGGAATTATGGGCTTATCCACTTCAAGGATTTCTCAAATTCATTCCAAGGCCATTTTTAAGCTTCGTAAGTTATTGGGAAATCAATAA
- a CDS encoding chemotaxis protein CheW: MNLPIETTVEDLKMIVFKLLDKEYAIPVQQIRAIEKVHHITRVPGTPSYTLGVINLRGVIIPIIDLQCLFNGGRMVIEESTRIIIVMVNNMEVGLMVEAANDVVDIPAEIIEPQPEVFDSMNSEFISGVAKVGKRLLLLVNIEQALKPVQ, from the coding sequence ATGAATTTGCCAATCGAAACAACGGTTGAAGATTTAAAAATGATCGTATTTAAACTTTTAGACAAAGAATATGCAATTCCCGTTCAACAGATACGGGCAATCGAAAAGGTTCATCATATTACAAGAGTACCAGGAACTCCTTCTTATACGTTGGGAGTCATTAATCTTAGGGGAGTTATCATACCAATCATTGATTTACAATGTTTGTTTAATGGCGGACGAATGGTGATAGAAGAAAGTACAAGAATCATCATTGTGATGGTCAATAATATGGAAGTAGGATTAATGGTGGAAGCAGCAAACGACGTGGTAGATATTCCTGCTGAAATTATTGAGCCGCAGCCTGAGGTGTTTGATTCTATGAATTCTGAGTTTATTTCAGGAGTTGCAAAAGTAGGGAAGAGGCTGCTGCTTCTAGTGAATATAGAGCAGGCATTGAAGCCGGTTCAGTAG
- a CDS encoding CheB methylesterase domain-containing protein yields the protein MILREVPGISPSMKDVLENSAQRGTYRKKLICIGTSTGGPRALQVVLSSLPSSIKAPILIVQHMPPVFTKSLANRLNTICQIKVKEAEEGEILENGIAYIAPGDFHFLIEEKKNTMMVKLSKSQTVNGHRPSVDVLFQSVSKLKGIDIIAVIMTGMGTDGSKGLKDLSKTGRLKAIAESEESCIVYGMPKAAVATNYVNEVASLEQIALVIMNYMSLKG from the coding sequence ATGATCTTGCGCGAAGTTCCCGGTATTTCTCCAAGTATGAAGGACGTACTTGAAAACAGTGCTCAAAGAGGAACTTATAGAAAAAAACTGATATGTATTGGCACTTCAACAGGGGGACCGCGTGCCCTGCAGGTTGTACTTTCATCATTGCCATCTTCGATAAAAGCGCCAATTTTGATTGTTCAGCATATGCCCCCTGTTTTTACAAAATCTTTGGCAAACAGGCTGAATACCATTTGCCAGATAAAAGTTAAAGAAGCCGAAGAGGGAGAAATACTGGAAAATGGAATCGCGTATATTGCACCAGGTGACTTTCATTTTCTTATTGAAGAGAAAAAAAACACCATGATGGTTAAGTTGTCAAAATCTCAAACGGTAAATGGGCATAGACCATCGGTGGATGTTTTGTTTCAATCCGTTAGTAAATTAAAAGGCATTGATATTATTGCAGTCATTATGACTGGAATGGGTACCGATGGATCAAAAGGTTTAAAGGATTTAAGTAAGACTGGAAGACTAAAGGCCATTGCGGAGTCGGAGGAATCCTGCATTGTTTATGGAATGCCAAAAGCAGCAGTGGCAACGAATTACGTCAATGAGGTAGCAAGTTTGGAACAAATTGCTTTGGTTATTATGAACTATATGTCTTTGAAGGGGTGA
- the rpsB gene encoding 30S ribosomal protein S2, which translates to MSVISMKQLLEAGVHFGHQTRRWNPKMKKYIFTERNGIYIIDLQKTVKKVEEAYNFVKELAGNGGNILFVGTKKQAQESVKEEAERVGMYYVNHRWLGGTLTNFETIQKRIERLKAIEKMEEDGTFEVLPKKEVVQLKKEHERLVKFLGGIKDMKTLPDALFIVDPRKERIAVAEARKLNIPIVGIVDTNCDPDEIDHVIPANDDAIRAVKLLTGKMADAILEAKQGEEEATPVAAAQE; encoded by the coding sequence ATGTCAGTAATCTCAATGAAACAATTGCTTGAAGCTGGTGTACACTTTGGACACCAAACACGCCGTTGGAACCCTAAAATGAAAAAATATATTTTCACAGAAAGAAACGGCATCTACATCATCGACCTTCAAAAAACAGTTAAAAAGGTTGAAGAAGCGTATAACTTTGTGAAAGAACTTGCAGGCAATGGCGGCAACATTCTTTTTGTCGGTACTAAAAAACAAGCGCAAGAAAGCGTGAAAGAAGAAGCTGAACGCGTTGGTATGTACTATGTAAACCACCGTTGGTTAGGCGGAACTTTAACAAACTTTGAAACCATCCAAAAACGTATTGAACGTTTGAAAGCAATCGAAAAAATGGAAGAAGACGGAACTTTTGAAGTCCTTCCTAAAAAAGAAGTTGTTCAATTAAAGAAAGAACATGAACGTTTAGTGAAATTCCTAGGCGGAATTAAAGATATGAAAACACTTCCTGATGCATTGTTCATCGTGGATCCTCGCAAAGAGCGTATTGCTGTTGCGGAAGCACGTAAATTGAACATTCCTATCGTTGGTATTGTTGATACAAACTGTGATCCAGATGAAATCGATCACGTTATCCCAGCTAACGATGATGCAATCCGTGCTGTTAAACTTTTAACTGGCAAAATGGCAGATGCTATTTTGGAAGCTAAACAAGGTGAAGAAGAAGCAACTCCAGTTGCTGCTGCACAAGAATAA
- the tsf gene encoding translation elongation factor Ts yields the protein MAVTAQMVKELREKTGAGMMDCKKALTETNGDMDKAIDYLREKGIAKAAKKSDRIAAEGTTFIQSEGNTAVILEVNSETDFVAKNEGFQTLVKELAAHLLKNKPASVEEAEQQTMENGSTVADYINAAIAKIGEKLSLRRFEIKTKTDNGAFGEYLHMGGRIGVLTVVEGTTDASVAKDVALHAAALNPKYISRDQVSQDVVEHERQVLTQQALNEGKPENIVAKMVEGRLSKYFEDICLVDQSFVKNPDQKVGQFLKSNGASIQSFVRYEVGEGIEKRQDNFAEEVMNQIKK from the coding sequence ATGGCAGTTACTGCACAAATGGTAAAAGAACTACGTGAAAAAACAGGCGCCGGTATGATGGACTGTAAAAAAGCTCTTACTGAAACAAATGGTGATATGGACAAGGCAATCGACTATCTTCGTGAAAAAGGGATTGCGAAGGCTGCGAAAAAGTCAGACCGCATTGCTGCAGAAGGTACGACCTTCATCCAAAGCGAAGGCAATACTGCTGTTATCCTTGAAGTAAACTCTGAAACAGACTTTGTTGCTAAAAACGAAGGCTTCCAAACTCTTGTTAAAGAGCTTGCTGCACACCTTCTTAAGAACAAGCCTGCTTCTGTTGAGGAAGCTGAACAGCAAACGATGGAAAACGGTTCTACTGTAGCTGATTATATTAATGCTGCAATTGCAAAAATTGGAGAAAAACTCTCTCTTCGCCGTTTTGAAATCAAAACAAAAACAGATAATGGCGCTTTTGGTGAATACCTCCATATGGGCGGACGCATTGGTGTTTTAACAGTTGTAGAAGGAACAACTGATGCAAGCGTAGCGAAAGACGTTGCTCTTCATGCTGCTGCTTTAAACCCTAAATACATCTCCCGTGATCAAGTGTCTCAGGATGTAGTAGAACATGAAAGACAAGTTCTTACACAACAAGCTCTTAACGAAGGAAAACCAGAAAATATTGTTGCGAAAATGGTGGAAGGCCGTTTAAGCAAATATTTTGAAGATATCTGCCTTGTTGACCAATCTTTTGTTAAGAATCCAGATCAAAAAGTTGGCCAATTCCTAAAGTCCAATGGCGCTTCAATACAAAGCTTTGTACGTTATGAAGTAGGCGAAGGAATTGAAAAACGCCAAGATAACTTTGCAGAAGAAGTAATGAATCAAATCAAAAAATAA
- the frr gene encoding ribosome recycling factor translates to MPKQIIANAKERMTKAIQAYTRELSSIRAGRASASLLDKITVDYYGAPTPVNQIASVSVPEARLLVIQPYDKTILGDIEKAIFKSDLGLNPNSDGSLIRIAIPPLTEERRKELVKVVRKESEEAKIAVRNIRRDANDDLKKMEKNGDITEDDLRGYSDDIQKHTDQFIAKIDEITKTKEQEILEV, encoded by the coding sequence ATGCCAAAACAAATTATTGCTAATGCAAAAGAAAGAATGACAAAAGCGATTCAGGCTTATACACGTGAATTAAGTTCGATTCGTGCAGGCCGTGCAAGTGCATCGCTTCTTGATAAAATCACAGTTGACTACTATGGTGCGCCTACACCGGTGAATCAAATCGCGTCGGTAAGTGTACCGGAAGCGCGTCTCTTGGTTATTCAGCCTTATGATAAAACAATCCTTGGGGATATTGAAAAAGCTATTTTTAAATCTGATTTAGGTTTAAATCCAAATAGTGATGGTTCTTTAATTCGTATTGCTATCCCTCCACTAACGGAAGAAAGACGTAAAGAACTGGTGAAAGTAGTGCGCAAGGAATCAGAAGAAGCAAAAATTGCTGTTAGAAACATTCGCCGTGACGCCAATGATGATCTGAAGAAAATGGAGAAAAACGGAGATATCACAGAAGATGATCTTCGTGGTTACTCTGATGACATTCAAAAGCACACAGACCAATTCATTGCTAAAATTGATGAAATTACGAAAACAAAAGAACAGGAAATACTTGAAGTTTAA
- a CDS encoding chemotaxis protein CheA, whose translation MEMSQYLEVFIEESKEHIQSCNEKVLLLEQNPEDLTIINDIFRSAHTLKGMSATMGYEDLASLTHKMENVLDGIRNHKIIVTPEIIDIIFMAVDHLEAMINSVAQGGDGKMDVTEVIRKLEYIENGEPDSSASTALEEVAAAAADLEEQKREIIYDDFERTVIQQSSDQGYSVAEITVILRKDCLLKAVRAFMVFDVLEKMGEVIKSVPAVNQLEEEKFDSEFQVTLITNEPLDVIEKKIMNVSEVDRVKTELVNLTENKPSNNVISPEKKEAQPNGTEKKELDSSSQNAPSSKTIRVNIERLDILMNLFEELVIDRGRLEQISKDLRHPELNETVERMSRISSDLQSIILNMRMVPVETVFNRFPRMVRQLAKGLNKKLSLEISGAETELDRTVIDEIGDPLVHLLRNAIDHGIESPEARLAAQKPETGTIHLKAFHSGNHVFIEITDDGAGINRQRVLDKAISKGIISPEDAGILSDNQIYDLIFESGFSTANEISDISGRGVGLDVVKSTIQSLGGSITIDSEEGKGSVFTIQLPLTLSIISAMLVEVGNEKYGIPLSSIIETAIIKKEDILNAHNQKVIDFRGKVIPLVSLKEVFSVQDVQEDKQVNSVVIVKKGNKSAALIVDSFIGQQEIVLKSLGNYLASVFAISGATILGDGQVALIIDCNALIK comes from the coding sequence ATGGAGATGAGCCAGTATTTAGAAGTCTTTATTGAAGAAAGTAAAGAACACATTCAATCCTGTAATGAAAAGGTATTGCTTTTAGAACAAAACCCAGAAGATTTAACCATCATCAATGATATTTTCCGGTCAGCACATACATTAAAGGGTATGTCAGCAACCATGGGGTATGAGGATCTAGCGAGTTTAACCCACAAAATGGAAAACGTTTTGGATGGTATCCGTAACCATAAAATCATCGTTACACCTGAAATCATCGATATTATTTTTATGGCTGTTGATCATTTGGAAGCCATGATTAATTCCGTTGCACAAGGCGGCGATGGAAAGATGGATGTAACTGAAGTCATTAGAAAGCTGGAATACATAGAAAACGGGGAGCCTGATTCTTCTGCATCGACAGCTTTGGAGGAAGTGGCAGCGGCGGCGGCTGACCTTGAAGAACAGAAGAGAGAAATAATTTATGATGATTTCGAAAGAACCGTTATACAGCAATCTTCTGATCAGGGATATAGCGTGGCAGAGATCACTGTGATTCTTCGTAAGGATTGTTTATTAAAGGCTGTAAGAGCATTTATGGTTTTTGATGTGTTGGAAAAAATGGGGGAAGTCATTAAAAGTGTTCCTGCTGTTAATCAATTGGAAGAGGAAAAATTTGATTCAGAGTTTCAGGTCACACTGATAACCAATGAGCCTCTTGATGTCATTGAAAAGAAAATAATGAATGTTTCGGAAGTCGACCGGGTTAAGACAGAATTAGTAAATCTTACAGAAAATAAGCCTTCAAATAATGTCATCTCACCAGAAAAAAAGGAAGCTCAGCCAAACGGAACAGAAAAGAAGGAATTGGATTCTTCATCCCAAAATGCTCCTTCGTCCAAAACCATTCGTGTAAATATTGAGCGCCTGGACATTTTGATGAATTTATTTGAAGAGCTTGTCATTGACAGGGGAAGGCTGGAACAAATATCGAAAGATTTAAGGCATCCTGAGTTAAATGAAACAGTAGAAAGGATGTCTCGTATTTCAAGTGATTTGCAAAGCATTATCTTGAATATGCGAATGGTTCCCGTAGAAACTGTATTTAATCGCTTTCCTCGAATGGTACGGCAACTGGCAAAGGGTTTAAATAAGAAATTATCGTTAGAAATATCGGGTGCAGAAACAGAATTGGACCGAACGGTGATCGATGAAATAGGAGATCCTCTTGTCCATTTATTAAGAAATGCTATCGATCATGGTATTGAATCACCTGAGGCTAGATTAGCTGCTCAGAAGCCGGAAACAGGAACAATTCATTTGAAAGCTTTTCACAGCGGAAATCACGTTTTTATAGAAATTACAGATGACGGTGCAGGAATAAACCGGCAAAGGGTGCTGGACAAAGCAATTTCAAAAGGAATTATTTCACCGGAAGATGCAGGGATTCTGTCTGATAACCAAATTTATGATCTTATTTTTGAATCAGGATTTTCAACAGCAAATGAAATATCCGACATATCAGGTAGAGGAGTAGGGCTTGATGTCGTAAAATCAACAATCCAATCTCTTGGAGGGTCCATTACGATCGATTCTGAAGAAGGCAAGGGTTCTGTCTTCACGATCCAATTGCCTTTAACCTTATCCATTATTTCAGCTATGCTGGTTGAAGTCGGAAATGAAAAATATGGAATACCTTTGTCTTCGATTATTGAAACCGCAATTATTAAAAAAGAAGATATATTAAATGCTCATAATCAAAAAGTAATTGATTTCAGAGGGAAAGTAATCCCGCTTGTTTCATTAAAAGAGGTATTCAGCGTTCAAGATGTTCAAGAGGACAAACAGGTTAATTCGGTGGTTATTGTAAAAAAAGGAAATAAATCTGCTGCCCTGATTGTGGATTCCTTTATCGGCCAGCAAGAAATTGTATTAAAATCATTGGGCAACTATTTAGCCTCTGTATTTGCTATTTCAGGGGCGACGATTCTTGGCGACGGGCAGGTTGCTTTAATCATAGATTGTAATGCTTTAATCAAATAG
- a CDS encoding chemotaxis protein CheD, translated as MDNKIEPLKVGIADLKIAFSPQPIKTTGLGSCVGIIIYDPILKIAGLAHIMLPDSSIMKKGTEFNKSKFADTAVKELVQMLNREGCKNRELKAKIAGGAEMFSFSVNETMRIGKRNIDAVKKALKEEAIAIISEDTGGNNGRTIVFDPEKCMLEIRTVNKGIAFI; from the coding sequence ATGGATAATAAAATTGAACCTCTTAAAGTCGGAATTGCCGATCTGAAAATTGCATTTTCTCCACAGCCTATTAAAACGACAGGACTTGGATCCTGTGTAGGAATCATTATTTATGATCCTATTTTAAAAATTGCCGGATTGGCTCATATCATGCTGCCGGACTCTTCCATTATGAAGAAGGGAACGGAATTTAATAAATCAAAGTTTGCAGATACTGCAGTAAAAGAACTTGTGCAAATGTTAAATCGGGAAGGCTGTAAGAATAGGGAATTAAAAGCGAAAATTGCTGGCGGAGCAGAAATGTTTTCTTTTTCTGTAAATGAAACTATGAGGATTGGAAAAAGAAATATTGATGCAGTAAAAAAAGCCCTAAAAGAAGAAGCAATTGCCATTATTTCAGAAGATACAGGGGGAAATAATGGCAGAACCATCGTTTTTGACCCAGAAAAATGCATGTTGGAAATCAGGACAGTGAATAAAGGGATTGCTTTTATATAA